In a genomic window of Phalacrocorax aristotelis chromosome 8, bGulAri2.1, whole genome shotgun sequence:
- the CDH1 gene encoding cadherin-1: MGRWGGCPAPLFLLFLVLLQAGRRRCERAAPCQPGFATETFALAVPWDSVAAGRVLGRVSFADCGERRHAAYLSDDRRFRVSRNGVVSATRPVQLQGQDISFSIHTWDAAGTRHSARVTLRRQQHHHRHRHQRQDAMPDVLIFPEPGHGLRRQKRDWVIPPINCPENERGPFPKKLVQIKSNKDKETKVFYSITGQGADTPPVGVFTIERETGWLMVTKPLDREEIDKYILLSHAVSASGQPVEDPMEIIITVTDQNDNRPVFTKQVFIGYIEENAKPGTSVMTVNATDADDGVNVNNGIIAYSIVSEEPKSAQQMFTINPQKGIISVIGTGLDRETTPNYTLIIQAADQEGTGLTTTATAIVEVTDANDNPPIFDPTMYEGTVNENEVGVVVARLHVTDRDMQGSPAWQAVYRIKSGDQDGDFSITTDPKNNDGILKTAKGLDYETKNRYNLVVTVENAVPFTVSLPLSTASVLVMVGDTNEAPIFVPPVKKVEVMEDLPLGHQVTSYTAQDPDKDQRQKITYRMGSDPAGWLAIDPENGIVTAAQPLDRESVHAINSTYKAIVLAVDSGSPYATGTGTLLLLLQDVNDNGPMPEPRKFDICNQQPEEQMLNIIDKDLPPNTYPFQAALEHGSGTNWTVGLSGQDLVVLKPKKELEPGDYSIFLKLTDGQGKAQVTLIKAQVCDCEGPVKNCVRRAMIADSLGVPAILGILGGILALLILLLLLLLLAKRRKVVKEPLLPPEDDMRDNVYHYDEEGGGEEDQDYDLSQLHRGLDARPEVIRNDVAPPLMAAPQYRPRPANPDEIGNFIDENLKAADTDPTAPPYDSLLVFDYEGSGSEATSLSSLNSSASDRDQDYDYLNDWGSRFKKLADLYGGGEEDD; encoded by the exons tgAGCTTTGCAGACTGCGGCGAGCGGCGGCATGCCGCGTACCTCTCGGATGACAGGCGCTTCAGGGTGAGCAGGAACGGTGTGGTCTCAGCGACCCGGCCCGTGCAGCTCCAGGGGCAGGACATCAGCTTCTCCATCCACACCTGGGATGCCGCAGGCACGCGCCATTCAGCCAGGGTGACCCTgcgcaggcagcagcaccatcACCGCCACCGCCATCAGCGGCAG GACGCGATGCCCGATGTGCTGATCTTCCCCGAGCCTGGCCACGGCCTCCGGCGGCAGAAGAGGGACTGGGTCATCCCCCCCATCAACTGCCCCGAGAATGAGCGGGGACCCTTCCCCAAGAAGCTGGTGCAG ATCAAATCCAACAAGGACAAGGAGACCAAGGTTTTCTACAGCATCACGGGGCAGGGGGCGGACACCCCCCCCGTGGGTGTCTTCACCATCGAGCGGGAGACGGGGTGGCTGATGGTGACGAAGCCGCTGGACCGGGAGGAGATCGATAAATACATT CTCTTGTCCCACGCCGTGTCGGCCAGCgggcagcctgtggaggaccccatggaGATCATCATCACCGTGACGGACCAGAACGACAACCGGCCTGTATTCACCAAGCAAGTCTTCATCGGCTACATTGAGGAGAATGCAAAGCCAG GCACGTCTGTGATGACCGTGAACGCCACGGATGCAGACGATGGGGTCAATGTGAACAATGGCATCATCGCCTACTCCATCGTCAGCGAGGAGCCCAAAAGCGCACAACAGATGTTCACAATCAACCCGCAGAAGGGCATCATCAGCGTCATTGGCACGGGGCTGGACCGGGAG ACCACTCCCAACTACACGCTGATCATCCAGGCTGCGGACCAGGAGGGCACTGGCCTGACCACCACCGCCACCGCCATTGTGGAAGTCACCGATGCCAACGACAACCCTCCCATCTTTGACCCCACCATG TACGAGGGGACAGTAAACGAGAACgaggtgggggtggtggtggccCGACTGCATGTGACAGACCGGGACATGCAGGGCTCCCCTGCCTGGCAAGCCGTCTACCGCATCAAGAGTGGGGACCAGGACGGCGACTTCAGCATCACCACCGACCCCAAAAACAATGATGGCATCCTGAAAACTGCCAAG GGCCTGGATTATGAGACCAAGAACCGGTACAACCTCGTGGTGACAGTGGAGAATGCCGTCCCCTTCACCGTGTCCCTGCCACTTTCCACGGCCAGTGTCCTTGTTATGGTCGGAGACACGAATGAAGCCCCCATCTTCGTGCCCCCAGTCAAGAAGGTGGAGGTGATGGAGGACCTGCCACTGGGGCATCAGGTCACCTCCTACACGGCCCAGGACCCAGACAAGGATCAGAGGCAGAAAATCAC GTACCGCATGGGTAGCGACCCCGCGGGGTGGCTGGCCATCGACCCCGAGAACGGCATCGTCACAGCAGCCCAGCCGCTGGACCGGGAGTCAGTGCACGCCATCAACAGCACCTACAAGGCCATCGTCCTGGCTGTAGACAGTG GGTCGCCATATGCCACCGGCACGGGGacgctgctcctcctcctccaggacGTGAACGACAACGGGCCCATGCCGGAGCCCCGGAAATTTGACATCTGCAACCAGCAGCCCGAGGAGCAGATGCTGAACATCATTGACAAAGACCTGCCGCCCAACACCTACCCCTTCCAGGCAGCGCTGGAGCACGGCTCCGGCACCAACTGGACCGTCGGGCTGTCCGGACAAG ACCTGGTGGTGCTGAAACCGAAGAAGGAGCTGGAGCCAGGGGACTACAGCATCTTCCTGAAGCTGACGGACGGGCAGGGCAAGGCGCAGGTGACGCTGATCAAAGCCCAGGTGTGCGACTGTGAAGGGCCGGTCAAAAACTGCGTGCGGCGAGCGATGATCGCTGACAGCCTGGGTGTCCCTGCCATCCTGGGCATCCTGGGGGGCATCCTGGCGTTGCTGA tcctgctgctgctgctcttgctccTCGCCAAGCGGAGGAAGGTGGTGAAGGAGCCGCTGCTCCCGCCCGAGGATGACATGCGGGACAACGTCTACCACTACGACGAGGAGGGCGGCGGCGAGGAGGACCAG gactATGACCTGAGCCAGCTGCACCGGGGCCTGGATGCCCGCCCTGAGGTGATCCGCAATGATGTGGCTCCCCCGCTGATGGCTGCCCCCCAGtaccggccccggcccgccaACCCTGACGAGATCGGAAACTTCATCGATGAG aacCTGAAGGCGGCCGACACAGACCCCACGGCCCCCCCTTACGACTCCCTGCTCGTGTTCGACTACGAGGGCAGCGGCTCGGAGGCCACCTCGCTCAGCTCCCTCAACTCCTCCGCCTCCGACCGCGACCAGGACTACGACTACCTCAACGACTGGGGCAGCCGCTTCAAGAAGCTGGCGGACCTCTAcggcggcggggaggaggaCGACTAG